AACTCCGGACACAAAATAGATATTGTATTAGACAGgattatatatttaattgATAGCTATATGAAAAGCTTAAGACAGAGAACCATAACCCTGGCTTCTTGGCAGAACGTTGCCGCTAGGTTCGTAAGGGTGCTTTGAAATGACATATAGAGCATGGATCAAACCTGGGAAGAACCCTAGcaaaaataacaaaacatTAATCAGGAAGTCTTTGGTGAAAAACCCTCTTTTTATCCAGACTGCAACTGGAGGCAAGAAGATTGCAATAAACACAAGGAACCAGTCACGGGCGTGCATTTCTCTTTTAGTATCACCTCTCCGAAATGTTAACCTTTGTTAGATCTTGAACAGCGTAAGTAGTTTAACTGAACTAATACACTTTTAAAGGTAAATAAATAGTGTCAGTTACAAGTATACCGTGAAATGATACAAAATTATAGGATGCAAGGCGCGGTCGTACTCGGCAATCCTTATATACAGAAACGGTTCTATGTCCTTGGATAGTAACGGAGACGTAGTAGGGTTCCGGCTATTAAGTCCATAGCAATTGAGTAAAATATATGGCAAGATTAAGAGGGCTTATAGCAACaaatgaagaattaaagCAAATACAAACAAGCAGGGCAGACAGACAATTCACTaaatggaacaaaaaattCAGGGAGAGCAAAGCACTAAAAGATTACGACACCTATTTACAAGGGGGGAGGAAAGAAGCGGAAGAGGAAAGGGCAGAGACTGAAAACCAAAGTATATGCAAGAACATAGAATAATACATTACCCGGTCTGTAATAGTGACCTCACATATTCACGTGACACTaatatatttaattttaCCCTACCAGTAATAACCACTCCCTTAATTTACAGGGGGAGGAGCATGCGGAGGCTCGCTACTGTCCGCCGGAGTACAGTGCGAGAAAGAACCTCAAAAACTACCGTCTCCACGGAGCCAGCTTAAGTTGTTTCCTAACAAGAAAGCAGCTGAATGAAATGGGTTCCGGAAATCCTGGAATACTAAATATATCTCTCGAATTTTCTACGAAAAACCGACCCCAAGCACTCAGATCTCGAGAAGATCTGAGTTTTTTCAGAACCCCAGATACGCTGATTTTCTGAGAGACAAGTGCCATCAACTAGGACCTTTAGCCCCAcgaataaaaataaatgagGACCAAAGTCTagaacctttttttttggtatatGGACAAAGGAGGACAAAATAATAACTAGCGAACGAACGTTCACGAAACTAATAATTATTTGTTCTCCTGGGCAAGCCAAGCTGAGACTTCGTTCTGGAGCTACCTATACATGTTTCTCGCATTGACATGGGCTTTGATTTTGACCTTCAAAACTCTCGTAGCTTATTCGCATGTTTGTTGGTTCCTAAGATACTACGGGTGGTTCTAGAATATGCGAGCACCTCATGTAAAAAAGTGAACTAAACTGGCGAGCATATGAATTATATTTCCcaaaaaggaaaacaaatACCATATCAAGGCATAGCAACAACAGTCATCGCCGCGTCCACATCCGATAATGCCACTCAATATCTGACGCCAGTCACTGACAGACAGACTTTACACAAGTGAGATAACACTATTGACCGGGAATTATCGATGCAACAagattttcttcatctgggTTCGGGAACGCGCTACCATTCGGATAATCCAGAAAAGCGCTATTAGCATAATTAGGAATACTAAGTACTTTTGCCTTACAAGCAATGGTGGTAGATCGATCATGCGAGACTTACGACTGGACGGCCATCTCCTTTGTCCTTCCTCCACCTTAACTCGTAGATTACGCATAGAATAGCAAACCCATAAACATGTCAAGTCTTTGCTCCggcttttctttcctcctCCAGCCACCGCTGGTCGATCATTACTATACCTTCTAGGTATAATCAGTCGGATTTGTCGTTAACagtaaacaaacaaaatatgCATAAGGACAAGAAGAGCAAAGGAAAACAACATACAATACAATCTTGCTCTACGCTTGTTTCTCCATTAGGATCTCAGAAAAACAACGGACACTCTAAATTAAAAAcaccaaaataaaaattaaataCAAACCCAGCAAAAAACATTCGTCTGAATTAGAACAGgacaaacaaacaaaactaAAGAAGTACCACGCTCTAGCGAACGCTGcttctctttcctttttctctctctacTTTTGCTAGTAGCCAGATACGCTTCAAGCGTCTGtctgtttgtttgatttttttccctcttcGCCCATCCCTTTTCAAATCATCGCGTAGGGAAAATATGGCTCTGGCCTCTAGCCTCTGGACCACACGGGGCAGCATTATCTAAGCCCAAATTGGGCGagaacgaaaaaaaaaaaactacaCACAACGTAACTGGAGCAGTCTTTTGCTTGTAAATTTTCGAAAGaaaatatctttttcttgatttttgcgtttctttttgtttcttttttctatCTGTTTCCACACAGATCTCTAAGCCGAGATCTCTTCCTGCCAGGAGAATCTGAGAATCTTAGGATAGGAAtctctgtttttttctttgttttttttttttttttctggcCCCAAGGCCTGTGATGCGCGAACTGTTTCCGTACACTGAATGAGGCGCATTAGATTCGGGGGACAACACCgttaatttcttttgtttacatGGGTCAGCCCGCTGAGgcttttttccctcttttcCTGTTTGTGTTTCTGTGTACGGTGACCTGCGCCCTTTTCTTAAAGATAGATTCCTccttttttgttgttgtttttggaCTGCTTCCTCAGGTTCTCGCTCGATATGGCTCGCCATTTCAGgaaatttatatataaataatgAAAAGTCGTTTGACTAATGTTTACTTGGCTGTTTTCCAATAtttcacatatataatagGAGTCTTTCGGTTTTTTCTGGTGgttattttcttctttacaTTATACATTTGTTAATTACAGATTCATATCTAAAGCCTAAAAAACCAACACAAAGAAGTTAAAAATGCAATTCAAGAACATCGTTGCTATCGCTGCCGTCGCCACTGTCGCTTCCGCTAAGACCAAGTCTAACGCCACCAACGGTACCAACGCTACCAACGGTTCCAACGGTACCACCTCTGTCTCTACTGGTGCTGCCGCTGCCAACGCTATGGGTGCTGGTGTCTTCGGTGCTGCCGTCGCTGCTGGTGTTGCTTTCTTGTTCTAAGAAGCTTTGTTGATAAAATCTAACTACTGTGGTATACTAAACAgttttatattattattaatgaaatttttcttttaacttttttacaacaacaaccgATAAACACAAACAACCAAAAACCAATTCAAATTAACACAAATAGCGAAGTTGAAAACCTTGGATTAGGCTTTCGAAGGGAATAAGTTGgtgtattttatttttcagGTGATGTTTTTTTCGTCTGGTACATTGTTACATCAGTGTTTGTTCCTTTGCTTCCGTATTTGAacttttaatattaatcCTTTTTTTACAGGTAATGGCTATGGTCGCTATAAAAGAGCCTGATGATTCTAGCCAAATAGGTGATCAAAAATATTCCAAAGCCAATATTTAATGGCTGCCCTTTTTTACTCCACCTAGAAAATGAATGGATCAAAGTCTCGATGCTGTATCGTCTCTGTTTGGACGTATTATCATGTGCATGTCAGTTACATCATCTAGGTTCTGTGAACTGATGTATGTTTTACTTGTATGCTTTGGTATGAACTGGGAATTAATCTGGTGTACAGCTCTTGGATTTTGTCTTTTCATAAGCTTAAAAAATACATGTCAGTTGGGGTTATTGCTAGTGTAAACCTCTTCGGTACTTTCTTCTATCTTCAGTTGCTTGACCGTGCCATTCTGTTATACTATCTTTATAATCATTACTCATATACGTAACAAGTTTTTTAATATAAGATCAAGTTATTGTATTAATATAAAATGTGCTTTGAATTGGATCTCCCATTGCGTCTTCTTCCGGATGTTTTATTTATTAAGGTTCCATTCGTTACAATTTTACCTGTCCTTTCAAACCAAAACCCCTCATTATTACAGCGGTTCGCACATATTGGTTCTGTGcgtttattattattattattattattattattattattattattattattattattattattattattattattattttttttttttttttttttttgttttttcc
The Kluyveromyces marxianus DMKU3-1042 DNA, complete genome, chromosome 1 DNA segment above includes these coding regions:
- the SNA2 gene encoding Sna2p; protein product: MHARDWFLVFIAIFLPPVAVWIKRGFFTKDFLINVLLFLLGFFPGLIHALYVISKHPYEPSGNVLPRSQGYGSLS